TCAAGAAATTACACGTAGGTCCTATGGGGACAACAACTTCATCTGAAATTTCTTTGAACAGCGCACAACTGTTAACCTTTGAGCCAAATACAACCTCTTTCAGTTCCTTTTAAAATGAGGTGACAGTCTGTGAACTAATCACTAATCCATTttagcaaaacaaaagaaaaggtgTCAGTCTGTGAACTAATCCCTAATCCATTTTAGCAAAACAAAAAAAAGGTGACAGTCTGTGAACTAATAATCACTAATTCTGGGAAACTTTGGCGTGTAAATGGGCCCCGGTAGTGTTCAATTTTGAAGCAGTTGcactaaaaaacaaaagaaaatgcatcaagccatcaAGGGAGTAAAACGTACCTTGGAAGAAATTCAGTCAAGATAGAAAGATTGGGTATACGAGTGACAGCACCCATAAATAGAACAACATTTGGATGCCGCAGTCTCTTCATTATTCGCACCTATACAACAAATAGCAAGGGGAGTCAGAACTCAGAAGGTCATGAAATGAGAGTCCTAGAGGGAACGGCCATGTTATCCATGGTGTTATGTCTTGGGAATAAAAGGATATAGGTGTGATTATTTACTCATAATGTTGAAGACAGGAAATAAATGAGCGCAGATGAGTGTCGTACTTTCAAACAAGATCAATGGAGGGAGCTTTTGGGAGTTCAACAGACAATTCTTAAGTAATTAACAGTATTGTGAATTCGATTATTGCCCAAAATACTCTTGCCACACGCTATGCAGACATACAGATCAGATATTATCAactcagtcatatgtatttctctaCAATACAAAGGTAACATCAGCCAAACCGAAAGATATATTAATGCTTAAATCCCTGTTACTGTCTCCGGGGCACAATGATTGGTTCATTCCCATTAAAAAAAGTAAGCACATCAGTACTACAGCTACAAGAGAATGCATTTTTTATCTTCAGGCATTTGAGTTGCAGAAAGCCATATACCTCAGCTTTTAATTCTTCCAGTATATCACTTGAAATATCTTGTTGCAAGAATTTCTTGACTGCAACTTCCTACAGAAGGAAAAAATTAATATGATGCAAAAAAGAACACTACAAAATGGTAGTGGAAGACATTAGTATGACTCAAAGAAAACAGAGTGACTGAGAAGGAGTGATAGCTAGATCAAATTTTAATTGGTCCATGATTATTATCTGAGGCAAAAGGTAGGAGTCTCTAtcttatcattatattgaaaacaacTGTTACAGACAATAAGTTACAAAGCGGAGAGGATTAAAAGCAGAAGTGAAACAAAAGAGCAACAGACGGAAAACTGGCCACCACCCAAGCGAAGGAAACAAAGGAAAGCACGAAAAGTCATGAATTTGTCAGTACTAGTTGAGGTCAAGCAGGACAGTCCAAGCTATCATGGACAGGCTTCACTTGTCACTGAAGTCCAGAGCTGAAAGTCATCGTACATCAACCAAGCGATATTGGCCAGAGTAATGATTTGTTGCCGAAGATCAGCATATTCCACGCCTTCCGCAGGTGCAGGGCACAGGCAGCAAACAGAAAGAAATGATGATTTACATAGCACTGCTGCCAGCGCATGCATCATGCTCCCACAGTAACACCAACGGTGGCCAAGCGCGAAGCCAAGCGGTTCAAAGACAGTTGCTGTCCGACTCTTTGGGCACTATCATAGTGAAGCATAATGTGGTAGGTAGGTCCATCATCCAACTGCAGGACAACAATCACATCTAGCATGAGGACCCAAGTCTTTGTAACCATTACCACGGTGTTGAGGCAGCCATTGAAAGCAAGCCAGAGGAACACCCTGTGTCTCAGCGGAATGGCATGTACAGAAATACAATGCTAGTTTCCAGCACAGGCTGGAAGCAATGAATGAACTGTGGAAGATAAAGTGGTTGGCACTGTTTCATGCACGAGGCATCCATGATTACATTACAAGCAAACATCATTTGATGCCTGAGGATGCAATCAGGTATCTAGGTGCAATTTGTAACAGAGTTCATAGTGTTGAAGTGAAGATCATTCGTCGTTGCTAAGTTATACACGGTCTGAAGTTAGAATTCTTGCTAATCCTTAGCAATATGTTGTGACTATGATATAAACACCGCATTTTTCTTGATTGGAGTTAAACTCATTAGACCAAAAGTGTAAGCTCATTATTCCAACCTGGTGATAATTTCGAAATTCGTTACATTGTCCCAAGCAAGTTGAATTGATTTCCAAATACATTCAGCCATTTAAATGAAAAACTTACTGTTCCATGCCATTCCCCTCTGTACACTTCTCCAAAAGATCCTGAACCACAGAAGAGGAGAAAGATGTTAGTTCAAAGAACAGCATATTACAAAACCACAtcttctacggagatctttatgtTGTCTCGTGGAAAAGCCATGTGAGAcacaaaaggaaagaaagtgggaaaATAATGAAATAGAACAATTTTTTCAAGGGCAATACAACACTATTACAGGGTATGTTTCACGTTATGTCATAGGATAACAATGTCTGGTGAATGGTAGCTTGGTAATACTACAAAGACGCACATAGTTAAAATATCAGCAGAGCTATCAAATATAATAATTTACAGAAAATCAAGATAATTTTACCTAGCCCAACACGTTCTCCTAGAACAATTTCTTCCCATTGGATCTCAAACTCTGCAACATCGTCCATAGTTACATCAGATCTTACACTCTCTGTCCCGATTGACTTGTCAGAGATCCGTTCAGCTTCCCGAGGGACTTCAACCAAAGCATTTCCTTGCTCGAGAGCATTTTCTTGTCCATGATCAACTTCCAGCTGATCTTTATCCCAGCAGTCAGGTCGAACTCTATGGACTGGTCCATTTGCCTCTGAAGAACTAGGCAAGCTAATCAATTGACAACCCGGATCCATGTATTCATATTGCTTAACAGCAGCGGAtgtagcaacaacagcagcagcagtggcagcagcagcaacagggACATCTAGTTTAATATCACTGTTAGATTTAGCTGCAGCAACAACCATTGAAGATGCAACCACTGCAGCAGTTGCAACTGCAGCAGCTGTAACAGGCATTTGCTTTATGAGTTGAAATGGGTATTCCCGGGCAAGTGCAGATGATTCATACAGAGGTAAAGATGGATTACTGTTATCATGGAAATTTGAGGGGTGATAAATACCCATTCCTTGGACAGGTTTAGGCCGGTAAGGAACAACCTTTGTTTGGTGTTCATATCCAGGATGAGGTGGCAACGAAGGACCATGATCACTTTCATCATGTGATGTGGATTCAAGCTCATTCATCCGCTTTATCATTTCACCTTTCGTTTGAAACAGAGATGTGTCATACACAATTAGGTCTTTTGGTTGTTCCCTAGATTCTTCTGAAAACAAATCAGGTGGTGGCACAACTCCATTTTCTAGTAATACAGCATGGATCTTCTCAGCTAACTGGGGGTTATCTTTTGCAGCACTAATCATATACTCTGAGACATCTTTCACCTTCGTCCTCCTTACAGCTGGAGCGCTACCAACCTCAGAAGACGAAGGTGAACTTGACGATGACTTATTTGCTGCAATCGGCTTTTCTTTGTTCTTCACAGCCAAGGTATGGTCTGCATTTCTAGATTCCTTGATAATAGGCAAACTTTCACTTGCATGTGAGCCAGCTGATAGTTCCCCCAATGAACTTGATTGCAAAGATCCTTGGTTACGAGTCTGGCTAGTTGTTACACAATACGGATCCACAACATTGGTAGGTGTGGATCCTTTTGACTCGTTTTCAAAAGAACCACACACAGAACTTGAAGGTTCACTAATACAAGATCGCAACTGAGTGTCGCCGTCATCTTTGTCACCTTGGTGGTTATCTGCAAAGGAACTTTCTTCAAATTCTCTACCCAAGTCTGCACCGTCTGAAGCAATAAGAGTACCAGGATCTGACATGAGATCGACAATGTATTCCCTGCAAAAATGTGAAAGTAGTACATGTAATACCATGACAATGTATTAATGTAATGCAACTCTCCATTTTTCTCACTGCAAAAGTGGCGTAACATAAAAATCTGTCAAGGAATCAATAAGTACCTTCCATCATTCAATTTCACAATGTTCAAGGCTCCATCATCTGATCCAGTGTACTGCCTTCCTTTGACTAGTCGACAAGGAACATCAAGGTTGTCGGCCAACACCTAGGTTCATGTTTGCACAGAAGTGGGTATTAACATACTGTCATCGACAACTAATTGGCTAGAGGACAAGTCTTGTGTGTATGCATTGCACCTATCAGAAATTCAGCTCAAGGACTAGGAAGTGCAACAAGAATATAGTCAGGTTATGTGCTACTGCTGGGATAAGGAGAGGAAGAATATGCTCACGTGAATTTATCTACTGAACTTAAATTTGAGAAAAGAGAATAGATCAGGTATTGCATTTGAGAAATAGATGGACCTTGACACTTTCATGTATTCTATATCCCGGCAGATAAACTTTGTAATCAGAAAAAGGAGTTGGCCACAATGAAATAAGTTACTGACCTTAAAAAGCAGCGCACGGTGACGAGCCAGGCCAATTGTGATGCGGCCAAGAGGCATGACGGAGCTTCTAATACTAGCTCTCAGAGAACTACTCATATTCTGGTACTTCAAGAGCACGTTTTCTGGATCAACAACTGGCCCACCCATGTGGTTTGCCACTAAAATAGCTAGCCTCTGAATTAAAACACGGCCAACAGAATGTGAAGTTTGAGAGCGGAAGTCAACGGCCATGTTGAGTGCCTTCTGCCCAAGGTCTACAAGTTCAGAGTCTTGTGCTCTGTTGACCAACACAGCTTCTGTTTTAGCTCCAAGAGAAAAAGGTTGCTGATGCAGCTCCATCAGAGAGGGTATGGTTCGCAGTGCGGGCTTGCCCCCAGTGGCCCAAATGTCATAGAAACCATCCAATATTTTGTCGTCATAGCTAAGGGCACTGAAACTCTGTGAAGCACGAACAAATCTACCATATAAGGCAAGCAAGAAAATTGTAAGAATCGCAAAAATGTAGGGCAATATTCACTTAACAGTCTCTACTCTGTACTCTCTAATTATGCAAAGGATCCGTGGTGGATATTCCAGGACTATTGGTTGAGTGTTcactgaacaaattactgttagccCATATCTTCGAAGGTAGCAGGTTGGCTCGTTATTTCATTTGGATTTGATAATGCAATCGACTTAGAACTTATATTAGTGGACTGAGCGTAGCCATCAGAATAGCATCAACATGTTTTCCCCCCTTTTTTTTACAGTTGGATGAGAACTCTATGGCTCACGGTTTAGGCTGGGAATTAAGAAATCCTCAGTCGATTGGGCCCTGGTCGCCCTCGAACCCAGGTGCTATTGCTCACAAGTCACAAGCATCATTGTGGAGCAACCAGTGAAGCGAAGGAGCATATATCATATATATCTAGCTAAGTTGCCTAACTACAGTAGCAACAAAAAATTTGGTGCATCCCTTCGGTGACGATTGAATTGAACAGTCATcggaaaaacaacaccatgatcgGCACGTATTTTCAGCAAACAAATGAAATGTGTGATACAATCTGGTCTCAACTAACCTACTGGGTGTATTTGAGCAATCCAGCGGACAAGTTGCATCATTAGAGCATGAGTAAGATCCCACCGCAGTTACAATGCGAATGTGTAGGATcggcggacggaggaggaaggGATTAGTTACCCAGTAGCGGAAGGCGACGACCTCCGCGGCGGAGCTCTGGAGCGGGCAGGAACCGAGGCTGATCTGCTTGGCCACCTCGATCTGCATCGCCTCGGGGTCCTCCCGCGCGCTCATCTCCAGCGCCAGCTGCATGTGGTACTCCTCCAGCTCGTCCTCCCGTTTCTCCTGCTTCTCAATCTCCCTCTTCCTGTCCTCCTTCCGCTCGTCCCTCCtcgccgtctcctcctcctccgcctgcctCTCCCCAATCGACGACGCCAGCGCCAGCTCCTCCGGCTCCgtctccaccgccgccgcagccgcagccgccagcAAGGGCGGCTGCGGCGGGTGCGGGCGCCCGGCCACGGAGCTGAGCCAGCTCGAGATTCCAGAGGACGCGTGGTGGcccccggccccgccgccgccgccgccgccctttttGGAGGACGGGAGGGGAGGCGCGGGCGACGAGGCGCCGTCGCCGGCGGAGTCGCCGATGTGGAGCTTCCGGAGGAAGTTCTTCATCGCGCacgcccgccgccgacgccgccgccgccggcgctatctgctgcggtggtggtggtgctgcgGCGGTGGCGGATCCGACATCGCTCCggatgcaggcaggcaggcaggctgaGGAGACGAAGCGGCTATAGGCTATAGCCTCCCTGTAGCCAAGAGGAGGCGGTAttgacctgctgctgctgctgctgcttacgAGCGGCCCAAAGCCGCATTAACTTAACCCCCGCTTACTATTTGCTCCGCTGCCACCGGCCGGCGGCTGCCCGCTCGCTTGCGGCCGCGCCACACTCTCTCTGTGTACCCGACGGGGTGCTCTTAGCTTGATTCCATTTTAAATAGTACTAGTATGAAAAATCACTGGTAAATCGGCGCTTGAGCGCGATTGGTGCGCACTGTGCGCAATCAATAAAGAAAGTTTTGTTTGGGGTAACAGGGAAAGTTCTCGCTCGCTGCGGGCGAGCGGGGCACGGCTGGTTGGGACGGGGCTATGTACATCTCGTGCCGATGACGGGTGGGTCCGGGCGAGGTGAGCGCCCGCGCGGCAGGGAGAGGGACGCGCGGTCCGCGGACGTGACGTCGCCGTGACTGCTCGCGATGCGGCCGAGGAAAGCGACGGGAAAAACTTGCGGGAGGGGCCATGCAGGAAGGGGAGCCGGGAAAGCGAAGGCAGCCAGCCCCAGCGCGCGTGGACCCGGTCCACCGTGGGCGAGGCGGGGCTCCCTCTGCCTCATGGGGCCCGGCGCACTGGTGACGGCAGGCGGGACAGTGGGCCGTACCATATCCTGGCGTCCCACTTGCCGCCGGACGTGCCGCGGCGCTGCGAGCAGGGAGGGAGGCAACTTGGCCGGCTGCGCCTCGAAAGCCCCGCGCCAGGCCGTGCGGGGCCTTGGATCCCGAGTGCGCCCGCCCGGGCCCGCCTGGCATTGGGCGGACCGAGGACCCGCGCGAGCCACGCGGTTAGACAGTGGGTGGGGTCGGGTGGCTGAATGGCTCAACTTGGACGCGCGTGGGGGTGCCTGCTGGCCTGCAACTGGGTAGGGGGGTGATGGGCGTGGTGGATCGGCTGGCCCCGCGGAGCAGCCACTAGGCGGTGGGCCCCTACTGCTTCCTTGTGGAATTCGGGGCTGTGGCCTCTGGTTGGGTGGCGTGTGTTTCCTAGTGGCGGAATCTTCTAGGTTCGCGTTGCGATTTGGGTTTCCCGGGGACGGGAACGGGTCTGCGCACGTGGCCCTTGTTGCCAAGTTGGCATTGAAGATTCTGGCTAGGTTCGAGAGTGATTTCGGGCGAGTGCTGGACTCTGAGTCCGACGGCCGATCCTCGGTTAACTGTGAGAGCATCTACACCTACAACGCGAGCTCCCAAACCTGCCTCATACATCCGGGCGAGCTATCCGGTCACTGATCGATCACGATTTTTTTAATTTAGACGAAcgtctcaaacgggcctcaaacgttTGGGCTGACCAACAACTCCATATCCAGTCCAAATAGACGGCGGATATGGGACACCCGGGCACCGCCACGTTGGACCCGATTCATGCTGGCCCACCCACCTCGCTTATATTCATTCTCATCCTTTCGTCGGAGCAAACTCTACCCTttcactccactcccctccgccacATGAGCTCACCTCTGACGGTTTGCAGCCTTCTCTGCCATGGCAGGCAGTGGATTGGACTCCGACCAGTCCGGATCCGTCGACTGAGGTCTCGTCTCGtgtgggttggaggaggcaatggcagtccgcattgcactccgccgctcccTAGTGGACAGCGCCCGGCCGACGGACGGATCCGTCCGCTGCGACGCTATAGCGTCGGCTCATCGGGCGCTCGGGTCCTCTGGTGCTGGATCATCGCGGTCCCGGCCGGAACACCTCTCCTTCTCAATCACTGGTCGGGCAGATGAGTCCCGCCGGGATCGGGCGGcccgccgtgggaaggagaggataagggccgccGAGGCCCGTATCGTGGCGGAAATGGCGGCGACGGAGGCGGCtgatgcggcggcgcgggcgaccgCAGTGGAGGAAGCCATCCGCGCTCGCATTGTGAAGAAACTGTATTTTGATAGTCGGATGGCATGTTTAGTGTAGTGTAATGGAGTAGCCGGACGATATGTGTGCGTCGACGTAGTGGCATGAGTTTGTATGAATTTGAGATATGATAATTGAGGTGTCCGAATGTGGATTGTATTTTGTAAGGAGTGCCCTTGGATGCGCGTTTGAGGGGCCTTTGTCAAATTCTGCTGAAGATGCCCTGAGAGGCagcattcttttcttttctttctttctccgGGAAGAGGCAGCATTCTTCTACGAAAAAGCTAGTATATGGCAAACATCAGATTTTTTGGCTCCTCTCAGCAGCATTGGCTGCTGTTGGATGCGCCCACAGATTTTGATGCGTGGTTGCTTGCACATCAGTTTTTGAAAGTCCTTCGCTACAACGCAAAAACTGCGCGAACGCATTCTAAACACAATCCACCCACCACACTGGGTCGTGCCTTAAGCTCCACTCGTGAGATCTGGGATGGTTTCACCTTTTCTTTACTTTTTTTTAGGGGCACCTTTTCTTGACTAGATGGCAAAATATAATTTATTTAGTTTTCAGGTACATGGCAACTTTTTTGGCAGTTTTTTTTTAACTTGACATATGGCAGATTTAAACATTTTTGCCATCTACATTTTAATTCATAACATTTTTGTCTTTCAAACATGGCAGGTCTATTTATAATGCTCCAATGGCAAAGCTTTGGGAATTTTTACCATTTTTTATGGCAACTCTATTATTAAGAgcatgaaatttttatttttaataacatGGCAATTCTATTTTTAAGAGCATGAAAATTTTATTTATCATGGCAAATTCATGTGTataatttttatgtttttttaaatgaaaatATAAATCATGGCAAACTATGTGTTTTTGCACTAAATTGCCATGAAGTTTATTTTTTAATATCATGGCAAACATGAACTTGTTGAAGTACAACTTTTGTACAACTTGATTTTATAGAGGAGGATGGGAATTTAAATGGCcatttcttaatttatgttttcttTGCCGTTTTTGTACAAGGAAATGTTTGTTTTCCTGTTGATGGCAAATTTTCAAAGAAAAAAATCAGCTCAGTGGCCAGCTAGGGGGGAGCTGGACCCCTACTGGAACGAACGCTCGAGGGGAGCGTTTCATTTAGGGTGACACTGGATGAAACTGTTCGGTGGCTCCGAGAGTTGTTCTGACCTGAGCACTTTACACACTTTGGTGTCCCCGACTTAAACTATTCAGAAATTCTAAATGATTTTCAGTAGGCAACACAAGGTTGGCAAGTGCCATTCGATGAGACCAAAGGATCAACTTGGTGAGACAGAAAATTTAGGGTTTAGGACAACGATGTATCAATGTGACTCGGTGACTCTGATGGGATTGATTTAGCGAGTCTGAGTTGAATGTTTGGTTTGTGATATAGTGGGACTTTGGGAAATTGTTTGAGGCTTTTGGATTTCAATCTTCATATCGGCCTCATCCTTTTTTGATAGTATTGGCATACCTATGGAATCAATGTAATATTTGATCACTTAAACATAAAATGAAGTCTTGAGGCTTGATCCAGCATTTGTCCTTAGCATATTGAGGGGTCCATTTTCACTTCCCTTGTTGTACGTACTTTGAACTTTCCTGAGATATACTCAAGAACAATAATAGTCCAAGGATATGTACGTTGACATGAATtgccaaaaccaccaagggattgTGTGTGTTTTCATGAATGAACCATTGGCTAGGGGAACCTCCCCAACTGGCGATCGCCAGATATTAGGGTCCTTCTTTTATTGGGCGTACAGAGAGGTTGAAGCTTGATGTTTTACTAATTCATtataggaagattaactccgatCATTAAACTTCTCTTCCCAAAATAATGGGTGTACATATGTACACCGATGTCCTTCTCTAACCCCGCCCTGCCTAGGGTGCAGCTCCTTCGATGTTGATAtgttcaaataaaatatttttccTATGTAGAACATGCATGAAATTTGGAAGACTAACATGCAACAATGCAAACAAACATGTGCAATAGGCACATAAcatatgtgttggggatataactattgagtataaaccgcccaggaggggctgggtatGCTCGTGAGGATTACCAatgttgaagcccatgaagacatagaaGGATGGCGACTTACGAGGGAGACTTAGTAAGAAGGCCTAAAGCCCaaagggcggattagggcccataaatGTAAACCGCCATACGAGTATAACTTGTGTTGCaagataggaaagagtagataccgagccggacttgtctatgagccggccaggaATCTATGAACCgtcgggtgtcaacctgtgtatataaagggacgacccgacggcggttcgaggacaagaaacaacaaatcgagagccgggtcaagcgtattcaccccctgctcatcgaaaccctagcaatacaccTACAActagattaggcttttacctttgctgtaaggggccgaaccagtataaactcctcgtgtcctttgtcctgattaacccctttaagctaacctagtcgcgatggctccacgactaagtcctcacactaggacatctgccatgacaattccacgacagttggcgcccactatggggctatcgcacgatggtttcaagttcttagagggcaacttcaaagggatcaagggatacgtcgtgggccggatgaccaagagtcgtcgcggcaaactctacatcgacgacgcaggctggggctccgaggccggctcaattgagtacgggtacagggtccccttcggcagaattcacatcttcatcggcaagcgaaccgggccctaagccagacatctgcaccgacatcatcgagatggctcagcatgcgagacccgcccgggttcggcccgccatgaaacgtgccttcgtgggatttatccgtggagcggaatctgaggataaACCGGCATCTGGTGGGGAGACCATCATTTACTCTGATGGagagtcatccaccggtgagaccgagtcattgtatcagctacaagacggccgacttgggggctgttccgatggcgatagtattccggacccctgtgagccgccgaaccgggttgcaatcttcatgccCGGAACACAGCCCGTGCAGCACTCATCAACGGCGGCAGGGCTGGTTTCCGGGTCAACAGCGGtagcggctgccggggcaggaggccctgagcGCTCGCCGGCTCAGGTCTTAACCGACTTACTGGATAAGCTGACAGCGCTGTTAACAGCGGTGGTTAACCCGGCAGATCATGATCAGCATAATGCGGCGATCACGGAGGTGTGTGATGAGATAGCACAGGCCAAGGAGGGGCTAAACGCAGAAAACACCAGGATGGCCGAGGAGCGGgatgctttggatgctcaggcacaacggattcaatcacagtcttaccggctcatgctagatcagaacgcttcaaacgaagtcatgaggaggaggcatcagactcgtctGTCGTCGGTTTATGAGGCaagaaatctctttcacactccaggaacAGGAACCAGTGACCCGGCAGTAGTAAACCGGGTCGAAGCGCCTGGGACGGGTatgccggttcagccacgcacaACAAACCCGCCTCGTTAGAACAATAACCCGCCGCAGCACGTGCCGACGCCACTGGTGTaataccccggatgtaactttccctatgagcactccaactcttgccgtttccggcgttaagttatatttatttctcgggtttgggtctttgtctccgtgtgttgttttctttttcatgcatctcatatcatgtcatcatgtgcattgcatttgcatacgtgttcatctcatgcatccgagctttttccccgttgtccgttttgcatttcggcgcttcgttctcctccggtggtcatttctagctttctttcgtgtgtggggattaaacgtttccggattggaccgagacttgccaagcggccttggtttactaccggtagaccgcctgtcaagtttcgtgtcatttggacttcgtttgatactccaacggttaaccgagggaccgaaaaggcctcgtgtgtgttgcagcccaacacccctccaatttggcccaaaacccaccaaactctgctccatgtcctagagcgttcgatcacgatcgcgtggccgaaaaccgcacctcatttggactctcctagctccacttatgcctatatatagcccccccgtttttcggatctctctccctctccgaaacccAAGCCAAAAAAAAAACAGgtctccgcgccgcgccggacacgtccgtgccggccggacaaaccgccgccgccgcccgcgacgaaccggggcgcgccacgtggcacccggCCNNNNNNNNNNNNNNNNNNNNNNNNNNNNNNNNNNNNNNNNNNNNNNNNNNNNNNNNNNNNNNNNNNNNNNNNNNNNNNNNNNNNNNNNNNNNNNNNNNNNNNNNNNNNNNNNNNNNNNNNNNNNNNNNNNNNNNNNNNNNNNNNNNNNNNNNNNNNNNNNNNNNNNNNNNNNNNNNNNNNNNNNNNNNNNNNNNNNNNNNNNNNNNNNNNNNNNNNNNNNNNNNNNNNNNNNNNNNNNNNNNNNNNNNNNNNNNNNNNNNNNNNNNNNNNNNNNNNNNNNNAGATCTGGATCGggttgctacagtaaaccctaattcgaggttg
The sequence above is drawn from the Triticum aestivum cultivar Chinese Spring chromosome 7A, IWGSC CS RefSeq v2.1, whole genome shotgun sequence genome and encodes:
- the LOC123148712 gene encoding probable serine/threonine-protein kinase SIS8 isoform X3, which encodes MKNFLRKLHIGDSAGDGASSPAPPLPSSKKGGGGGGGAGGHHASSGISSWLSSVAGRPHPPQPPLLAAAAAAAVETEPEELALASSIGERQAEEEETARRDERKEDRKREIEKQEKREDELEEYHMQLALEMSAREDPEAMQIEVAKQISLGSCPLQSSAAEVVAFRYWSFSALSYDDKILDGFYDIWATGGKPALRTIPSLMELHQQPFSLGAKTEAVLVNRAQDSELVDLGQKALNMAVDFRSQTSHSVGRVLIQRLAILVANHMGGPVVDPENVLLKYQNMSSSLRASIRSSVMPLGRITIGLARHRALLFKVLADNLDVPCRLVKGRQYTGSDDGALNIVKLNDGREYIVDLMSDPGTLIASDGADLGREFEESSFADNHQGDKDDGDTQLRSCISEPSSSVCGSFENESKGSTPTNVVDPYCVTTSQTRNQGSLQSSSLGELSAGSHASESLPIIKESRNADHTLAVKNKEKPIAANKSSSSSPSSSEVGSAPAVRRTKVKDVSEYMISAAKDNPQLAEKIHAVLLENGVVPPPDLFSEESREQPKDLIVYDTSLFQTKGEMIKRMNELESTSHDESDHGPSLPPHPGYEHQTKVVPYRPKPVQGMGIYHPSNFHDNSNPSLPLYESSALAREYPFQLIKQMPVTAAAVATAAVVASSMVVAAAKSNSDIKLDVPVAAAATAAAVVATSAAVKQYEYMDPGCQLISLPSSSEANGPVHRVRPDCWDKDQLEVDHGQENALEQGNALVEVPREAERISDKSIGTESVRSDVTMDDVAEFEIQWEEIVLGERVGLGSFGEVYRGEWHGTEVAVKKFLQQDISSDILEELKAEVRIMKRLRHPNVVLFMGAVTRIPNLSILTEFLPRGSLFRLIRRPNNQLDERKRIRMALDVARGMNYLHNCTPVVVHRDLKSPNLLVDKNWVVKVCDFGLSRIKHNTFLSSRSTAGTAEWMAPEVLRNEPSDEKCDVFSYGVILWELCTLLQPWEGMNPMQVVGAVGFQERRLDIPAEVDPAIAEIIERCWQTLIYLIYNTGAQARMKDHDDDSDDEKKNRYAKRDDSDDEKKERYEKHHHHRRHNYDD
- the LOC123148712 gene encoding probable serine/threonine-protein kinase SIS8 isoform X2 — encoded protein: MKNFLRKLHIGDSAGDGASSPAPPLPSSKKGGGGGGGAGGHHASSGISSWLSSVAGRPHPPQPPLLAAAAAAAVETEPEELALASSIGERQAEEEETARRDERKEDRKREIEKQEKREDELEEYHMQLALEMSAREDPEAMQIEVAKQISLGSCPLQSSAAEVVAFRYWSFSALSYDDKILDGFYDIWATGGKPALRTIPSLMELHQQPFSLGAKTEAVLVNRAQDSELVDLGQKALNMAVDFRSQTSHSVGRVLIQRLAILVANHMGGPVVDPENVLLKYQNMSSSLRASIRSSVMPLGRITIGLARHRALLFKVLADNLDVPCRLVKGRQYTGSDDGALNIVKLNDGREYIVDLMSDPGTLIASDGADLGREFEESSFADNHQGDKDDGDTQLRSCISEPSSSVCGSFENESKGSTPTNVVDPYCVTTSQTRNQGSLQSSSLGELSAGSHASESLPIIKESRNADHTLAVKNKEKPIAANKSSSSSPSSSEVGSAPAVRRTKVKDVSEYMISAAKDNPQLAEKIHAVLLENGVVPPPDLFSEESREQPKDLIVYDTSLFQTKGEMIKRMNELESTSHDESDHGPSLPPHPGYEHQTKVVPYRPKPVQGMGIYHPSNFHDNSNPSLPLYESSALAREYPFQLIKQMPVTAAAVATAAVVASSMVVAAAKSNSDIKLDVPVAAAATAAAVVATSAAVKQYEYMDPGCQLISLPSSSEANGPVHRVRPDCWDKDQLEVDHGQENALEQGNALVEVPREAERISDKSIGTESVRSDVTMDDVAEFEIQWEEIVLGERVGLGSFGEVYRGEWHGTEVAVKKFLQQDISSDILEELKAEVRIMKRLRHPNVVLFMGAVTRIPNLSILTEFLPRGSLFRLIRRPNNQLDERKRIRMALDVARGMNYLHNCTPVVVHRDLKSPNLLVDKNWVVKAEWMAPEVLRNEPSDEKCDVFSYGVILWELCTLLQPWEGMNPMQVVGAVGFQERRLDIPAEVDPAIAEIIERCWQTDPKTRPSFSEIMAALKRALKKLSANQPRRQRVQETDE